In Ammospiza nelsoni isolate bAmmNel1 chromosome 22, bAmmNel1.pri, whole genome shotgun sequence, a single window of DNA contains:
- the PHC2 gene encoding polyhomeotic-like protein 2, producing the protein MENEQLPAPAPASSAGSAAPAPASSAAARPAGPQISVYSGIPDRQTVQVIQQALHRQPNTAAQYLQQMYAAQQQHLMLQTAALQQQHLTSAQLQSLAAVQQASLAANRQSSSSGGNGTQAAPAQQPTINLATSPAAAQLLNRAQSVGPGASGIAQQAVLLGNTASPALTASQAQMYLRAQMLIFTPTGPVSAVRPESPAPAPPPAPPPAPPPSTPQVHSLALRPAGPHLPALAMKPPGGAPPRACPPRGPPPEPPAEHLKKAEGHEGRAHGLARSAAPAATHPLVTPAYAPLQPPQFLQQPPKPMQPQPPQQQQQQFVIQQQQQQQQLGPRGQPPSGPPSTPQLQPLPPASPGPGPQPKTGVPQGAGGEGGPPNGHPGCHAAPRKFQHASAVILQLQPAGPTPSLGVPEGARRDPLPVPRSAESPPAAPPQPPALSPPAAPPGPDTPEGERPLTHEPPERLHAQPRIPGMTSGSGSAAATVAGAAPHNGENKPPQAIVKPQILTHVIEGFVIQEGAEPFPVGRSSLLVGALHKQYAQELLPDKLPAQDNTTTTDSDMEEPYLQESKEEGNPPKLKCELCGRVDFAYKFKRSKRFCSMACAKRYNVGCTKRVGLFHPDRSKLQKPGGPPHGRRRSCKGTLPPLSKDSKKQPPGSVPAGSVTASLQLNHSQEDSSRCSDNSSYEEPLSPISASSSTSRRRQGERELELRDMELPERDLPGLGHRFLPSEPSKWNVEDVYEFIRSLPGCQEIAEEFRTQEIDGQALLLLKEDHLMSTMNIKLGPALKIYARINMLKDS; encoded by the exons atGGAGAATGAGCAGCTCCCGGCCCCAGCCCCCGCcagcagcgccggcagcgcggCCCCGGCGCCCGCCAGCAGCGCGGCCGCGCGCCCCGCCGGGCCCCAGATCTCCGTCTACAGCGGCATCCCCGACCGCCAGACCGTGCAG GTGATCCAGCAGGCGCTGCACCGGCAGCCCAACACGGCGGCGCAGTACCTGCAGCAGATGTACGcggctcagcagcagcacctcatgCTGCAGACGGCCgcgctccagcagcagcacctcaccAGCgcccagctccagagcctggCCGCTGTGCAGCAG GCGAGCCTGGCGGCGAACCGGCAAAGCAGCTCCTCGGGGGGCAACGGCACCCAGGCAGCCCCGGCGCAGCAGCCCACG ATCAACCTGGCGACGTCGCCGGCGGCGGCGCAGCTGCTGAACCGGGCGCAGAGCGTGGGGCCCGGCGCGTCGGGTATCGCTCAGCAGGCCGTGCTGCTGGGCAACACTGCCTCGCCCGCCCTCACCGCCAGCCAGGCCCAGATGTACCTGCGGGCACAGATG ctcatCTTCACACCCACGGGCCCCGTCAGCGCTGTCCGGCCCGAGAGCCCTGCGCCGGCCCCTCCGCCGGCCCCGCCACCTGCCCCACCACCCAGCACCCCTCAG gtgcacagcctggccctgcgccccgccggcccccacctccctgccctggccatgAAGCCCCCCGGGGGTGCCCCTCCCCGGGCTTGCCCCCCCCGGGGGCCCCCGCCCGAGCCCCCCGCCGAGCACCTCAAAAAGGCCGAGGGGCACGAGGGCCGCGCCCATGGCCTGGCCCGCAGCGCCGCCCCCGCTGCCACCCACCCGCTCGTCACCCCAG cctaCGCCCCGCTGCAGCCCCCccagttcctgcagcagccGCCGAAGCCGATGCAGCCGCAGCcgccgcagcagcagcagcagcagttcgtcatccagcagcagcagcagcagcagcagctgggtccCCGTGGGCAGCCTCCCTCGGgcccccccagcaccccccagctccagcccctgccccctgccagccccggcccgggcCCCCAGCCCAAAACGGGGGTGCCCCAGGGGGCGGGGGGCGAGGGCGGCCCCCCCAACGGGCACCCCGGCTGCCACGCTGCCCCCCGCAAGTTCCAGCACGCCTCGGCTGtcatcctgcagctgcagcccgcCGGCCCCACG CCGTCCCTCGGGGTCCCCGAGGGCGCCCGCCGGGACCCGCTGCCCGTGCCGAGGAGCGCCGAGAGCCCGCCTgccgccccgccgcagcccccCGCCCTctcgccgcccgccgcccccccgGGCCCCGACACCCCCGAGGGCGAGCGGCCCCTCACGCACG agccccccgagCGCCTCCATGCGCAGCCCCGCATTCCCGGGATGACCTCGGGCTCCGGCAGCGCTGCCGCCACCGTCGCCGGCGCCGCCCCCCACAATGGTGAGAACAAACCGCCCCAGGCCATCGTGAAACCCCAGATCCTCACGCACGTCATCGAGGGCTTCGTCATCCAGGAGGGCGCCGAGCCCTTCCCG GTGGGCCGCTCCTCGCTGCTGGTGGGGGCCCTGCACAAGCAGtatgcacaggagctgctgccagacaagctgccagcacaggacaACACCACCACCACCGACTCGGACATGGAGGAGCCGTACCTGCAAG AATCCAAAGAGGAGGGGAACCCCCCCAAGCTGAAGTGTGAGCTCTGCGGCCGCGTTGACTTCGCCTACAAGTTCAAGCGCTCCAAGCGCTTCTGCTCCATGGCCTGTGCCAAGAG GTACAACGTGGGCTGCACCAAGAGGGTGGGGCTGTTCCACCCCGACCGCAGCAAACTGCAGAAACCGGGAGGGCCCCCCCACGGGCGGCGCCGCAGCTGCAAGGGGACCCTGCCCCCCCTGAGCAAGGACAGCAAGAAACAG cccccggggTCTGTCCCAGCGGGGTCGGTGACGGCGTCGTTGCAGCTCAACCACAGCCAGGAGGATTCCAGCCGCTGCTCGGACAACTCCAGCTACGAGGAGCCGCTGTCGCCCATCTCGGCCAGCTCCTCCACGTCGCGGCGCCGGCAGGGGGAGCGGGAGCTGGAGCTGCGGGACATGGAGCTGCCCGAGCGCGACCTGCCCGGCCTCGGCCACCGCTTCCTGCCCAGCGAGCCCAGCAAGTGGAACGTGGAGGACGTTTACGAGTTCATCCGCTCGCTGCCGG GCTGCCAGGAGATCGCCGAGGAGTTCAGGACGCAGGAGATCGACGGGcaggcgctgctgctgctcaaggaGGATCATCTCATGAGCACCATGAACATCAAGCTGGGCCCCGCCCTCAAGATCTACGCCCGCATCAACATGCTCAAGGACTCGTGA